Below is a window of Frigoribacterium sp. SL97 DNA.
CCGGCCCCAGCCGGGTTCGGCGAGCTCTGCCGTGCTCGTCTGGGCGAGGACGTAGTCGTAGCGGTCGATGAACGCTGTCGCACCGGCCCTGAGGCCGTGGCCCGAGCCGCCTGCCCAGTACGCGGCAACGGCGTCGTCGGGCGTGGTGGTCGCGGCGCCGAGCAGCGGCGCAAGGGCGGCGAGGATCTGAGGGTCGAGGAACCCGACGTCACTTGTCCCACCGCGAGGTTCGTCGTGGCCGAGCAGTCGTTCCCATTGCACGAGCGGGTGCATGACCTTGCCGGCGGCGGACGCGACGTCAGCCCAGCGGCGGCGTTCCCAGGCGCCATTCCCGGTTGGTCGGGGGTGGAGGATGCGCGCGTAGGCCTCGAAGTCGTATCCGGCGACCCCACCGACCCGTGCCCAGCTGTGCTCCCGTTGCATTCGGCGCCCCAGCCACGCGGCCCGCTCAACGTCGTCGATGATCTCCATGGTCGCGACCATGCCATGTCGAGGGAGCCACGCCAAGGAACAAAGCCGGCTACCCGTATCGTGGCGGAGTCTCAAAAGGGGATCGCCTGCCGGGCTATGCGCCGATGAGGTGAGCTAGAAGCAGATGGAACGAGGACGGACACGCGAGGTCACGCGAGGTAGGAGGGCAAGATGAGTGCCATGGCACCCGCAGGCCTCCTCCTTGCGATCGGGCTCGTATGCGTTGTAATCGCCGTTGGGATGAACGTGGTCACGGCCGCTCATGTCAGTGGTGGCAAGGCGATGTCGAAAGAGCGTCGCATCCGCTCTGCTGTGCTCACGGTCTCTATCGCTGTTGTGGGGCTGGTTTGCATGGTCGCTTGGTTCGTGCAGTCTTAGTTGCTTTGCCGGGCAAGCACGGGGCCGTCGTGTGCCCGATGGATGATCGGTTTCCGGCACGGTGGGGACGATTCAGGGCCACGTCGCTTGGACGCCGCGATCGGTTCCGAACTGAGTGGCGATGTCGTTGTGCACGGCGAGCAACTCCGCCATGGGCACGGCCCGCTTGCTGGCGCTGCTGACGTCCTTTCCCTCTGCCGTGAACGGATAAGGGTAGAGAGACAAGCCTTGCCTCGGCTGCAGTGTGGCGATGTCGGCCTGCCACCCCGGCCACCGGAGGGACTCGTAGAAGCTCGTGGTCGCACCAGCGAGCATCCTGGTCACAAAGGCCGCGTGGCCCAACTCGAGGTCCTCCCAACTCAATGAGTCGACCGAGAAGTGGTGGACGGAGCCGTTGCCTGTGCCGAGGGCACCCCCGTCCAGGGCGAAGACGCCGCCCAATACGTCGATCGCAATCACCAGCAGCCCCGTGGTGGCGGCACTGGCCTGGTCGAGACCAGGCAGGCCATCGGCGCTGGAACTACCTCCGAGGAGGCGCAGCCACCCGTCGTCCACGATGACGCCAGAAGTGTTGCGAGCGAACGCGCCGAGAAAAGAGCCTGTGCCAAGTCCCAGTGTCGCCGCGGTGGCTGAGGCGTCGTGTGGTGGGCACACCATCACATTCAGGGGCGAGGTGGCGATGAGTCTCGACAACTCGGACCACGCGTCACCTCGAGTATCGACCATGCCTCGATTGTGGTCCACCGTCGGGTCTTCTCGCCGTCGGGGCGGGAGCTTCTGCCCGCACAAGGGTGACCTACCGGTCACGTC
It encodes the following:
- a CDS encoding DUF2625 family protein, whose amino-acid sequence is MVDTRGDAWSELSRLIATSPLNVMVCPPHDASATAATLGLGTGSFLGAFARNTSGVIVDDGWLRLLGGSSSADGLPGLDQASAATTGLLVIAIDVLGGVFALDGGALGTGNGSVHHFSVDSLSWEDLELGHAAFVTRMLAGATTSFYESLRWPGWQADIATLQPRQGLSLYPYPFTAEGKDVSSASKRAVPMAELLAVHNDIATQFGTDRGVQATWP